The Chlamydia trachomatis A/HAR-13 nucleotide sequence ATCGAGAAGTCGCAAATCCATGCGACTCTCTAAAAAAGGTATTCTCATGATAAACAAAATGTTGGGCGGAGCCTTGCTTGTCGCAGGAACAACCATTGGCGCCGGAGTATTAGCCGTCCCCGTTTCTACCTCAGAAGGGGGATTCCTGCCTACGACGTTACTCTATATTGTTTCTTGGTTCATTGCTGTGGCTTCCGGGTATTGCTTTTTGGAAGTATTGACCTGGACACATTCAAGAAAGAATGTAAATATGGTCTCTATGGCAGAGTATACTTTAGGCCATAAAAGCAAGATCATTATGTGGTTGGTATACCTACTGCTCTTTTATTCCCTCTTGGTGGCTTATTTTTGTGATGGTGGGAATATTCTCATGCGAGTCATGGGATGTCGCAGTTGGGATACTCCTTGGATTCGACATGCTATGCCTGTAGTATTTTTTGCTTTGTTTTCCCCATTATTAATGGCGAAAACATCCATTATCGATCAATGTAACAGGGTTTTCGTTTTTGGCTTAGGAATCGCATTCGCTATGTTTTGCTATTTCGGTTTCCCTCTTATGAAAACGGATTTGTTAGTAAGATCTGCTTGGGGAGCTACCTTAAAAGGATTTCCCATTTTATTTTTGGCATTTGGATTTCAAAACGTTGTTCCTACGTTGTATCACTACATGGATAAGAACGTAAAAGATGTGAAGAAGGCCATTGTTATTGGAAGTTCGATTCCTTTGGTTCTGTACATCATTTGGGAAGCCATTGTGTTAGGAGCCGTTCCTATTTCTTTCTTAGAACAAGCGAAAGTAGAGGGATGGACTGCTATTGGAGCATTACAAACAGCTTTGAAATGCTCGGCTTTTTATGTTGCAGGGGAGTTTTTTGGATTTTTTGCTTTGATTTCCTCATTTATTGGCGTCTCTTTGGGTTTAAAAGACTTTTTTATAGATGCTTTTCAATGGGATGAGAAAAAGCGTAAAGTGGAAATCTTTTTCTTAGTTTTTGTTTTCCCTTTGGTGTGGGCTGTTTTCTATCCAGGCATTGTTTTGAAATGTTTGGAGTGCACCGGCGCTTTAGGTGAGACGATAGTTTTAGGAGTTTTCCCCGTATTGATGGTATGGAAAGGGCGCTACGGAAAGAAACGTTATTACGGTAAACGCATTCTTCCTGGCGGGAAAGGGACTCTCTTGGTTATGTCAGGGCTAGTGCTTCTTAACCTGGTGTTGATTGCCCAGAAGTTTCTAGGCTATTAATTCCTTCACTTCAAGTCTCAAGCTCGCATTCAGATTTCCTTTATGCGAGCTTTTTGTAAACAGATCGAAATGATGAAAGCGCGACTGTTTGCTAGTTGTTTTTCTCCATATAGTATAGATTGGATCGTATTTCGTAATGAGAAAGATTCCCCTATCAACATGAAAAAACAGGGGGAGGAGGATGTGTATGCGGAATAAGTGTGTAGGAGGAATTTTAATTGTTGCGGGGACTGTAATAGGTGCTGGTGTGTTAGCCGTTCCTATTTTGACAGCTGTAGAAGGGTTTTTCCCTGCCGTGGTGCTATATGTGCTCGCTTGGTTGGTTTCGTTAGCCTCAGGTTATGGCTATCTGGAGGTATTAACCTGGTGTAAGGGAAATAGACAGGCTAACTTATGCTCTATGGCTGAAGAAACTCTAGGGATATGGTGTTATGTTTAGTCTACCTGTTTCTATTTTACTCTTTACTTGTAGCTTATTTTTGTGATGGAGGAAATATTCTTTCTCGAGTGATCGGAGAGAGCTTTTTCTCCTATCCTTGGATGCGACATGTCATGCCCCTTTTATTTTTCTCCCTTTTTGCACCTTTGCTGATGGCAAACACTTCTGTTATTGATTATTGCAATCGGGGGTTTGTTTTTGGCCTTATCTTTGTTTTTGGGCTTCTCTGCGTATTGGGTGTGCCGCGTATACAGGGAGAACTGCTATTGCGAGCTTCCTGGTTTTCCTCTCTTAATAGCTTGCCTATTTTCTTCTTAGCATTTGGATTTCAGAATGTGGTGCCCTCTTTGTATCACTACTTGGATGGGAATATTCGTGAGGTTAAACGTGCTATTCTAATAGGGAGTTTGATTCCTTTAATTCTCTATATTGCTTGGGAAGCTTTGGTTTTAGGGACGGTTCCCTTAGTCGACTTGCTAAAAGCTAAGGATTTAGGGTGGACTGCTGCAGGAGCTCTTCAAGGATCTTTAAAGAATTCTGCTTTTTATATTGCCGGGGAATTATTTGGATTTTTTGCTTTGGTTACTTCTTTTATAGGGACTGCGTTAGCATTAAAGGACTTTTATATAGATATTTTTAAATGGGATGCTCGTAAGAAACGGGTATCTTTGTTCTTTTTAGTTCAGGTATTTCCTTTAGTGTGGGCTATTTTTTATCCCGAGATTGTTTTGTCTTGTTTACGCTATGCTGGGGGGATAGGGGGAGCTTGCATTATCGTGTTATTCCCAGTAGCCATGTTATGGAATGGACGCTATGGGAAACGGCGTTGCTTTGGTAAAAGGATATTGCCAGGAGGAAAGACCGTTCTATTAATTCTAACAGGATATACTGTGTTAAATCTTGCAACCCTGTATTATACGTTTTAGAAAGAAGTTATGTAAAAACTATTTTAAATTAGGAGATCTCCATGGGATTGTATGATCGCGATTATGCGCAGGATTCCCGCTTGCCAGGGACCTTCTCTTCCAGAGTATATGGGTGGATGACGGCAGGGCTAGCTGTGACTGCTCTAACATCTCTAGGGTTATACGCAACAGGAGCGTACAGAGCGCTTTTCCCTATGTGGTGGATTTGGTGTTTTGCAACGCTGGGAGTGTCCTTCTATATCCAAGCCCAGATTCAAAAACTTTCTGTCCCTGCTGTAATGGGATTGTTTTTGGCCTACTCTATTCTAGAAGGGATGTTCTTTGGAACATTGGTACCCGTATACGCCGCTCAATTTGGAGGCGGGGTAGTGTGGGCCGCATTTGGGTCTGCTGGTATAATCTTCGGATTGTCAGCAGCGTATGGAGCATTCACTAAGAATGATTTAACACAAATTCATAGAATTTTGATGTTGGCACTTGTGGGGCTGGTAGTGATATCTCTAGCCTTTTTAATAGTGTCTCTCTTCACGCCTATGCCGTTGTTATATCTGTTAATTTGCTACTTAGGTTTGATTATCTTTGTAGGTCTGACAGTAGTGGATGCTCAGTCTATTCGTCGTGTTGCTCGTAGCGTAGGGGATCATGGAGATCTTAGTTATAAGCTTTCTTTGATCATGGCTCTACAGATGTACTGCAATGTAATTATGATATTTTGGTATTTGTTGCAGATTTTTGCCTCTTCTGACAAGAGACGGTAAAGGTCGATCGAAAATAGATTTTCTAGGAAAAAAAAGAGGTATTTAGAGTTCCTAAATACCTCTTTTTTATGGGTGAAGAAGGAGGGGATTTTCAGTTTCAAACATCCAGTAATTTATCTAGAAAACGGTCTATGGCAAAAGGTTCGAAATCATGAATTGTTTCTCCATAGCCTACGAACCGAGTAGGGATTTTGAGTTCATCTGCGATACGGAAGAGAGAGCCTCCTTTGGCAGAACCTTCCACTTTTGTGAAAATAAGTCCATTGATAGGTACGGCTTCATGGAATAGTTGCACCTGACTCAATGTGTTGCTTCCCAGAGTAGCATCGATCGTCATCAGTGTCTCATGCGGAGCTCCAGGAAAAGCTTTGTTGCAAACGGTAGCGATTTTCTGAAGTTCTTTAAGAAGATTCGTGTGTGTGTGTAACCTTCCCGAAGTATCTATGATCACATGATCATAGTCCCTAGCGACTGCTGCAGAAATCCCATCAAAAGCTATCGCAGCAGCATCTCCTCCAGGTTTCCCTGAGATAAACCCACAGTTTAAGGTTTCTGCCCAACAACGCATCTGGTCCATTCCTGCGGAACGGAAAGTATCAGTAGCTACAATTAAAACCTTTTGGTTTTGAGAAAGATAATAGTGAGCCAGTTTCGCAACTGTGGTTGTTTTCCCCGAGCCATTCGTTCCTAGGACAAGAGTAGAAAAAGGACGAACAGAAAGAGGCTCTCGTTGGGGGAGCTTAGAAATAATCTTTGATAAGAAAGAGCGAATAAGCTCTTTCACTGCCCGTTCATCAGGATTTTTACATCGGCGTAATTCTTCGCAAAAAGCTTCTGTCAGCTTAGGGCCAAAATCTCCCTCATACAAGAGAACTTCAGCATATTCTAATAAGTCAGAAGAAAGCGTTTTTTTAAAAAGAGAGCGGAGTTTGTTTCCGAAAAACTTGAACACTGAGTAATCAAAGTTGATTGAAGTAAAAAGAATAATAAAAGATAAGGAGGAAAAATTAAAGGGTTATTTATGCATCTTCATGAGTATCAAGCTAAGGACCTTTTAACTGCTTATCAACTTCCTATTCCCCCCTATCACGTAGCGACCTCCGTACCTGAAGTAGAAACAGCGATTCAAGCCGAACAATGGAAAGCTGGTGTTGTGAAAGCACAGGTTCATGCTGGAGGAAGAGGAAAAAATGGAGGGGTGGTTATTGCGCACTCTCCGGAAGACTTATTAGCAGCAGCTGATAAGCTACTGCATATGCAATTTTCTAGTAATCAGACAGCAGGGTTGTCTCTTCCTATTAATAAAGTATTGATTTCCCCTTTAGTAGAGATTGCTTCGGAGTATTATCTTGCGATCGTCATCGATAGAAAACATCGTTGTCCTGTCATTATGCTATCTAAAGCAGGAGGTGTGGATATCGAGGAAGTCGCAGAAAAGCAGCCGGATCAGCTGCTTAAAATGACACTACCTTCTTCTGGAAAAATTTATGGGTATCAGTTACGCCGTATTGCTAAGTTCATGGAGTGGGATCAACCTATTGCCGATCAAGGGAATCGTATCATTCGCCAGTTATTACAATGTTTTTATGAAAAGGATGCTTCTTTATTAGAGATTAATCCATTGGTGCTTACTAAAGACGGGTCTCTTGTCATTCTAGATGCCAAAATGACGATTGATGACAATGCTCTTTATCGACATCCTCAGCTAGCAGACTGCTATGATCCTTCTCAGGAAAATATTCGTGACGTACTAGCTAAGCAGTTAGGCCTTTCATACATTGCTCTAGATGGAACAATCGGATGTTTAGTCAATGGTGCAGGATTAGCGATGAGCACCTTAGATATTCTGAAGTTATATGGCGGTTCTGCTGCCAATTTCTTAGATGTAGGAGGAAGTGCTTCTGAAAAGCAAATTCAAGAAGCCATCTCTTTAGTCTTATCTGATAAAAGTGTGCGCGTGCTCTTTATCCATATTTTTGGGGGGATTATGGATTGTGCAGTCGTCGCTTCTGGACTTGTTTCTGCTATGCAAGGACAGAAAGAAACGATCCCTACTGTAATTCGGTTAGAAGGGACGAATGTAGATAAAGGAAAGGACATGATTATTAACGCAGGAATTCCTTGTGAGTTCGTTACATCCATGAGCGAGGGGGCTGAACTCGCTGTGCAATTAAGTCGTTAGCTGGGAGAGAAACTGTGTTAGAATTATTAAGCAAGGATTTACCGATTATTACACAGGGTATTACAGGGAAAGCAGGGTCTTTTCACACTACACAATGTGTCGCTTACGGATCTAACTTTGTTGGAGGAGTTACTCCAGGAAAGGGTGGGAGCCAATTTTTAGACTTACCCATTTTTGATTCTGTTTTGGAGGCTAAGCAAGCAACAGGTTGTCGTGCTTCGATGATTTTTGTGCCGCCACCGTTTGCTGCAGAAGCCATTTTCGAAGCTGAAGATGCTGGAATTGAGCTGATAGTCTGTATCACAGAAGGAATTCCAATCAAGGATATGCTTGAAGTAGCTTCTCTTATGGAAAAGAGCGCAAGCTCTTTAATTGGGCCAAACTGTCCTGGAGTGATCAAGCCTGGAGTTTGTAAAATTGGCATCATGCCTGGGTATATCCATCTTCCTGGGAAGGTAGGAGTGGTTTCTAGATCAGGTACACTTACGTATGAGGCTGTTTGGCAACTTACGCAAAGAAAGATCGGACAGAGTGTGTGTATCGGTATCGGAGGGGATCCTTTAAATGGCACATCTTTTATCGATGCTCTCCAAGAGTTTGAAAAGGATAGCCAAACAGAAGCTGTTCTTATGATTGGAGAGATTGGTGGAAGCGCTGAAGAGGAAGCTGCAGATTGGACACGTCAACATAGTAGCAAGCCTGTGATTGCATTTATTGCAGGAGCTACGGCTCCCAAAGGGAAACGTATGGGACATGCAGGAGCTATTATTTCAGGGAAAAGTGGGGATGCTTTTAGCAAACAAGAGGCTTTGAGACAGGCAGGGGTTACCGTTGTAGAATCTCTTGCACTTATTGGAGAGGCGGTTGCATCCGTTCTAAAACCACGTTAGTTTTTTAGATTGGAGAATCATCAGAGTAGTCCCCTTGATTTGCATCATTAGATTTTGTATGCTGCATATCTGCTTGTTATGGTGCATAAAATGAAAAAAAAAGGGGCCTAGACGCCCAGATCGCTTATCAAGGAAAAGATGATGAAAAGATTATTATGTGTGTTGCTATCGACATCAGTTTTCTCTTCGCCAATGCTAGGCTATAGTGCGTCAAAGAAAGATTCTAAGGCTGATATTTGTCTTGCAGTATCCTCAGGAGATCAAGAGGTTTCACAAGAAGATCTGCTCAAAGAAGTATCCCGAGGATTTTCTCGGGTCGCTGCTAAGGCAACGCCTGGAGTTGTATATATAGAAAATTTTCCTAAAACAGGGAACCAGGCTATTGCTTCTCTAGGAAACAAAAGAGGCTTTCAAGAGAACCCTTTTGATTATTTTAATGACGAATTTTTTAATCGATTTTTTGGGTTGCCTTCGCATAGAGAGCAGCGGCGTCCACAGCAGCGTGATGCTGTAAGAGGAACTGGGTTCATTGTTTCTGAAGATGGTTATGTTGTTACTAACCATCATGTAGTCGAGGATGCAGGAAAAATTCATGTTACTCTCTACGATGGACAAAAATACACAGCTAAGATCGTGGGGTTAGATCCAAAAACAGATCTTGCTGTGATCAAAATTCAAGCAGAGAAATTACCATTTTTGACTTTTGGGAATTCTGATCAGCTGCAGATAGGTGACTGGGCTATTGCTATTGGAAATCCTTTTGGACTGCAAGCAACGGTCACTGTCGGGGTCATTAGTGCTAAAGGAAGAAATCAGCTACATATTGTAGATTTCGAAGACTTTATTCAAACAGATGCTGCCATTAATCCTGGGAATTCAGGCGGTCCATTGTTAAACATCAATGGTCAAGTTATCGGGGTTAATACTGCCATTGTCAGTGGTAGCGGGGGATATATTGGAATAGGGTTTGCTATTCCTAGCTTGATGGCTAAACGAGTCATTGATCAATTGATTAGTGATGGGCAGGTAACAAGAGGCTTTTTGGGAGTTACCTTGCAACCGATAGATTCTGAATTGGCTACTTGTTACAAATTGGAAAAAGTGTACGGAGCTTTGGTGACGGATGTTGTTAAAGGTTCTCCAGCAGAAAAAGCAGGGCTGCGCCAAGAAGATGTCATTGTGGCTTACAATGGAAAAGAAGTAGAGTCTTTGAGTGCGTTGCGTAATGCCATTTCCCTAATGATGCCAGGGACTCGTGTTGTTTTAAAAATCGTTCGTGAAGGGAAAACAATCGAGATACCTGTGACGGTTACACAGATCCCAACAGAGGATGGCGTTTCAGCGTTGCAGAAGATGGGAGTCCGTGTTCAGAACATTACTCCAGAAATTTGTAAGAAACTCGGATTGGCAGCAGATACCCGAGGGATTCTGGTAGTTGCTGTGGAGGCAGGCTCGCCTGCAGCTTCTGCAGGCGTCGCTCCTGGACAGCTTATCTTAGCGGTGAATAGGCAGCGAGTCGCTTCCGTTGAAGAGTTAAATCAGGTTTTGAAAAACTCGAAAGGAGAGAATGTTCTCCTTATGGTTTCTCAAGGAGATGTGGTGCGATTCATCGTCTTGAAATCAGACGAGTAGTCCTGGCCTTATATTTT carries:
- a CDS encoding aromatic amino acid transport family protein, encoding MINKMLGGALLVAGTTIGAGVLAVPVSTSEGGFLPTTLLYIVSWFIAVASGYCFLEVLTWTHSRKNVNMVSMAEYTLGHKSKIIMWLVYLLLFYSLLVAYFCDGGNILMRVMGCRSWDTPWIRHAMPVVFFALFSPLLMAKTSIIDQCNRVFVFGLGIAFAMFCYFGFPLMKTDLLVRSAWGATLKGFPILFLAFGFQNVVPTLYHYMDKNVKDVKKAIVIGSSIPLVLYIIWEAIVLGAVPISFLEQAKVEGWTAIGALQTALKCSAFYVAGEFFGFFALISSFIGVSLGLKDFFIDAFQWDEKKRKVEIFFLVFVFPLVWAVFYPGIVLKCLECTGALGETIVLGVFPVLMVWKGRYGKKRYYGKRILPGGKGTLLVMSGLVLLNLVLIAQKFLGY
- a CDS encoding Bax inhibitor-1/YccA family protein; this encodes MGLYDRDYAQDSRLPGTFSSRVYGWMTAGLAVTALTSLGLYATGAYRALFPMWWIWCFATLGVSFYIQAQIQKLSVPAVMGLFLAYSILEGMFFGTLVPVYAAQFGGGVVWAAFGSAGIIFGLSAAYGAFTKNDLTQIHRILMLALVGLVVISLAFLIVSLFTPMPLLYLLICYLGLIIFVGLTVVDAQSIRRVARSVGDHGDLSYKLSLIMALQMYCNVIMIFWYLLQIFASSDKRR
- the ftsY gene encoding signal recognition particle-docking protein FtsY, producing MFKFFGNKLRSLFKKTLSSDLLEYAEVLLYEGDFGPKLTEAFCEELRRCKNPDERAVKELIRSFLSKIISKLPQREPLSVRPFSTLVLGTNGSGKTTTVAKLAHYYLSQNQKVLIVATDTFRSAGMDQMRCWAETLNCGFISGKPGGDAAAIAFDGISAAVARDYDHVIIDTSGRLHTHTNLLKELQKIATVCNKAFPGAPHETLMTIDATLGSNTLSQVQLFHEAVPINGLIFTKVEGSAKGGSLFRIADELKIPTRFVGYGETIHDFEPFAIDRFLDKLLDV
- the sucC gene encoding ADP-forming succinate--CoA ligase subunit beta; the protein is MHLHEYQAKDLLTAYQLPIPPYHVATSVPEVETAIQAEQWKAGVVKAQVHAGGRGKNGGVVIAHSPEDLLAAADKLLHMQFSSNQTAGLSLPINKVLISPLVEIASEYYLAIVIDRKHRCPVIMLSKAGGVDIEEVAEKQPDQLLKMTLPSSGKIYGYQLRRIAKFMEWDQPIADQGNRIIRQLLQCFYEKDASLLEINPLVLTKDGSLVILDAKMTIDDNALYRHPQLADCYDPSQENIRDVLAKQLGLSYIALDGTIGCLVNGAGLAMSTLDILKLYGGSAANFLDVGGSASEKQIQEAISLVLSDKSVRVLFIHIFGGIMDCAVVASGLVSAMQGQKETIPTVIRLEGTNVDKGKDMIINAGIPCEFVTSMSEGAELAVQLSR
- the sucD gene encoding succinate--CoA ligase subunit alpha; translation: MLELLSKDLPIITQGITGKAGSFHTTQCVAYGSNFVGGVTPGKGGSQFLDLPIFDSVLEAKQATGCRASMIFVPPPFAAEAIFEAEDAGIELIVCITEGIPIKDMLEVASLMEKSASSLIGPNCPGVIKPGVCKIGIMPGYIHLPGKVGVVSRSGTLTYEAVWQLTQRKIGQSVCIGIGGDPLNGTSFIDALQEFEKDSQTEAVLMIGEIGGSAEEEAADWTRQHSSKPVIAFIAGATAPKGKRMGHAGAIISGKSGDAFSKQEALRQAGVTVVESLALIGEAVASVLKPR
- the htrA gene encoding serine protease HtrA, producing MMKRLLCVLLSTSVFSSPMLGYSASKKDSKADICLAVSSGDQEVSQEDLLKEVSRGFSRVAAKATPGVVYIENFPKTGNQAIASLGNKRGFQENPFDYFNDEFFNRFFGLPSHREQRRPQQRDAVRGTGFIVSEDGYVVTNHHVVEDAGKIHVTLYDGQKYTAKIVGLDPKTDLAVIKIQAEKLPFLTFGNSDQLQIGDWAIAIGNPFGLQATVTVGVISAKGRNQLHIVDFEDFIQTDAAINPGNSGGPLLNINGQVIGVNTAIVSGSGGYIGIGFAIPSLMAKRVIDQLISDGQVTRGFLGVTLQPIDSELATCYKLEKVYGALVTDVVKGSPAEKAGLRQEDVIVAYNGKEVESLSALRNAISLMMPGTRVVLKIVREGKTIEIPVTVTQIPTEDGVSALQKMGVRVQNITPEICKKLGLAADTRGILVVAVEAGSPAASAGVAPGQLILAVNRQRVASVEELNQVLKNSKGENVLLMVSQGDVVRFIVLKSDE